TAACACCCCATGCTTTACCGATGTTGTACATAACCACACTGGAGGCAGAACCGACTTCTTCTTCTAATCCTTCTATTAAACCAACGATAAAATCTTCGGTTACAAGAACGTTTCTGGACTCATTCCAATCGGTAATATCCCCCCTGTTGGTATCGAAATGAAAAAAGTCTTCCAAAGTGTAGTGATCGTGTTTTTTGGGATATTTACTCTTCCAGAGATTTTTGCTAATTTTCTCAACGATGCGATCGCTTTTTGTTGGTGTGAATGTCATGGGCTTTTATTTCCTCTAAAATAAAATTTAATTAAGAGATTATTAATTAACTTCTAAAAGTGAAAGACTTAATTTGTCAAAATCCTAATCCTTTTCTTATTATGTTATTAGTAATTTTGATTTTTTGCTCACTTTTTTTAACAATCTTTTGATTTCTTAAATATTATTCATAATTGAATAAATAAAGATAAAATAAGCTGATTATATTTTTGAAAATGATCAACCTTTAAATAAGAAAAAAAATTTGAAATTATAGTTCTTTGCTACTTAGATAAATTAATTAAGCAACACCTTTTTTTATTAAATAGTCCACAGTTAAATGTTTTTCTTCGATGATATTGGGCAAGTCTTGAATAATCATGGACGATTTTTTCACAAAAGCATTAGTCCATTTTTCAAACCATTTCAATTGTATCGTAGTAGCTTGATGAGACAGAGAACCATTAAAATTTACCTTACCATTTTTGTCCATAGAAAATTCTCTTAACCATTCCACATCAGGGCGACTATCTTCAAAATTTTTGCCTGTAATAGTCCCACCTAAATACTTACTAGTAATAGATGCAATGGTTTCAAAATTAGTTATGATTTCTCCAATGGTTACTTTTTTGCTAGTGGCAAGATTAAAAGAAGAAACTTTTTGCATTCCTAAGGATTCAGGGTTAAATCCCTTATCAAAACGAGTAGTATTATCATAGGATGCGTCTTTAAAAATACCTCCATTCAGATGAGCGCCATTGAGGAATGCCCCAGATAAGTCTGCTTTATAAAAGTTTGCTCTAGTTAGAAAACTACCCGTAAAATAAGCCTCTTTAACGATTGCTTTTTGGAAATTAACTTTAGTTAGGTAGGCTTTAATTAAGTATGCTCCTGTTAAGTTTGCACCAGTGAGATTTGCCCCACTGAGATTTGCTTCATTGAGATAGCATTTACTCAAGTCAGCACCGCTCAAGTCGGCATCCCTTAAATCAGCATAACTTAAATCGCAACCTCCGAGATTGACTCCTTTTAGTTGAGCGTTTCTAAGGTCAATTCTTCTGAGTTGCAACTTAGGAAAATTTCTTTCCCCTGAGTTATATTGTGCTTGAATATCAATTACTGCGGTGTTTGCTAACATTTTTCTTCCTACCTTAATTTTGTTTTTATTCCTCTCTGTTTTTAGGAACCGTTGTTTATATTAAGTTTTTTGTTATCTATTTATGATTTTTTTTATTTTTTCTTTATATTAACAATTTTTTTGACTAAAATCAGCCTTTTTTTTGAGTTTTTTAACAAAACTTTAACAAATTTTGTTGAAATTTTACATAATAAAAAGTGCAGTATTTATACTCAAAAATAAAAATTTAATTGTGAATTTTTTATGAAGCAGTTTGTCTAAGGATTATGTATTTTCTAACAAGAATAAATTTTATAAACTTAGAGATTATGTCAAAATATCTACCTATGAGACAAAGACGGTCATAATTTCCTAATTATTTTTTTGAAGTTTCTTTATTTTTTGAAGAGTAAACGTAAGTATTTTTAGTGAAGAAACAAAAACGAACTTATTATAAATATACCCAAATTTTCAGAAACGATTTTAATTGGTTAATTGATAAAGGAGGACTAAAAAAATAGCCCTGTCCTTGATTAATGCCTTCAGATATAATCCAATTCAAATCATCATTGTTCTCAATGCCTTCTACATGAACAGTTAAATTCAAAGTTTTTGCTAAAGTTACCATACTATTAACAATCGCCTTTTGTCGAGATTTACGAGCAATATTGTGAATAAATGATTTATCTAATTTAATAACATCAAAGGGAAAATCGTTCAAGTATTTTAAACCTGCATAACCCGTGCCAAAATCATCTAAAGCCAGAGAAATACCCATCTTTTTCAGTTTTACCATCAGTTTTATAACATTAGTGGAATTTTCTAAAAAAATTCCTTCGGTGATTTCTAAACTTAAATTTTGTGGGTAAAACTTGGTTTCTTGAAGAATCTTGATCATATTCCTAAGAAAAAAAGTATCCTGTAGCTGATGAGGAGAAATATTAATGGCTAATTTGAGGGGATACGATAAAAATTCTTGAATGTCTAAACAAGCCTCTCTAATAATCCATTCCCCCAAGGGAAGAATTAATCCACTTTTTTCTGCGATGGGAATGAATTTATCAGGAGAAATTAATCCCCAATAAGGATGATTCCAACGAATTAAAGCCTCCACGGCGACAATCTTGCGGGTGTTAAAACAGATAAATGGTTGGTAATAAAGTTCAAACTGATTTTCAACTAAAGCCTTCGATAATGCTTTTTCCATTGATTCGTAAAACTTCATTGAAAATACATGACATTTCTTATTTTGGTCTTTTTCTGTTTCAAGAGAAGACAAAAAGGGGGAAAATTTAGCCATGTTTATGTATTGAAAAAAACGAGTCTTTTTTTGTAAGTTATATTCTTGATAGTAATGATTAATATCCTGTAGAAAAGAATTTAAATCTGAGCATTCATAGAACATTATTATAAAGAGTTTTAAGTGGGTGAACAGAATTAATTTTACGTTTACTTTACTTTAAGAAAGGCAATAGGGAGTTATTAAATAACCTCAATTCGGTTTAAGAATATCCGATAAGGTTAGGTGTCAGGTGTCAGGTTGCAGGTTGCAGGTAGTAGGTGATGAGGGGAAAGGGGGAAGTAGGGGCGAATGGCCATTCGCCCGTACAGGTATTCGTGGTTTTTCATTCTTAATTCTTAATTCTTAACTATAGAAGAGTCAAATATTTTCACATGAGTTATGAATCAAGATTTAAGAAATTTTTTGCTCTAAATTGTAATTTAGGTACTGTGGAGAAACTATCTTATCTTGTTGTAGGAATATTTTATCTTGTTCTAATAAATCAATAAATCCTTTAACCATAATGGAACAATTTTGAATATAATTTTTCACCCATTCTTGATACCATTTTAATTCAAAATCACTAATGATTTCTGTCAATGCACCTTGATAATGAATTGAGCCTTTATTGGTAATTTTAAAGCTATTAACCCATTCACAATGAGGACGAGATTTTTCCAAATATTTTACTATTATTGATTTACCTAAATAATGAGAACCTGTTTTGCTTAAATAGTTCAAACTATTAACAATTTCGGCAACAGAAATATATCCCCCTTCACTCATTCCATGCTTTTCAGGGAGAAAATGATGATCAAATAAAGTTTGTAGATTATATTCTGCACCTTGAAAAAGAGTCTTGTCTATTATTGCCCGAATCAGACAAGCGTTAGTTAGATTTGCTTCTTGAAAATTTGTTCGGGTTAAATTACTTCCTGTTAAAAATCCATGATTCAAATTAGCCTTTTGAAAATTTCCATAGCTTAAATCACTTTTATTAAGAGAAGTTGCTACTAAATTGGCTTCAGAAAAATAAGAATTTTGTAAATTAGCAGAACTAATATGACTACGATAAAAATTTGTTTTTTTGCATCGGGCTTTGGTTAAGTTAACGTGGTTAAGATTTCCATAACTTAAGTCTGCTTCATTCAATATTGCACCTCTTAAATTACAACCTTTGAGATTTGACCCTTTGAGGCACGATTTACTTAAGTTTGCTCCCCTTAAGTCACAATTTTCGAGATTTGCACAACTTAAATCTGTTTCTGATAGGTCAATGTCTATTAAAGATAGTCCTGAGAGATTAATTCCAGCAAAATTTTGTTTTCTAAAGTTTCTTTTCCCTTTACTATACTTTAACAAAATAATAGTATTGTCATTTCTATCCTTTTTGGTTACTATTTTATCCATTTTTCTTATGTTTCCATACTACTTTTAAGTTAAATATAGATAATTTTTTGTTAAATAGCACTCCTTTTATGATTATTTAATATTTAATATTTTTTTATACTTGTTAACATAAAAAAATAATGTATCTTTATATCCCTAGTGGTTAAATATAAATTTATTTTGTTAAGAATTTTGTTCGTTAAATATAATAGTTAATACCTTTTTTTTGTTATTCAGTAAGTAAATATTGATTTTTGTTGATAATTGTTAATATTTAATGACATTTTTATTTTACTGGTGTTGTTTTCTCTCTGGTTTAACAATTCGCAGGATTTCTTGGTTAATCTGACTGGCGATGCGATCGCCTCTTTTGCCGTATTCTAATTTAATATCATCTACAAAAAAATTAATTTTAAATTCATAATAAAGAAAACCCTCATCATGATTTAAAGCAGTGATCCAAATTTGTGGGTCTTGCCATTTTTTACGCTCTTTAAAACGAGATTTAAACCAATCACTTAACTCCAAAACATAATCATCTAATCGAGTTTCTTCTAATTGAGGATTTGTAATTTTTTGATAAAGTCGATAAGTTCTTTTCTTTAATAAAGTAATTTTTCTTTCCCATTCTTGAGGAATTAAATATAAGTCTTCTTCTTTTAAATTAGGGTCTTTAAGCCAAAAACGATACCATTCTCTTACTAATTCTATCAAACCATCTGGAGCTTGAGATTCAGAAAAAGTAGTATTTAAGAGATTATCAGTATTAATTTCTGAGTTAATATTTAAACCAATTAAAACTAATATTTCTTGATATTCTTGATAAATATTTTCTAGTTCTTCCGATGTTAAACCACCCTTTTCTGCAAACTGTAAAGTAATTACTAAAGCCTCTAAAAATTCTTCAATTTCTTGCAATTTAATATTAACTTTTTGTTCTGCTAAAAGCCTATTTTTTCCACTTATTTGTTGTTCTGTCAAACTGTTATTCGTTTCTTCTTCACATAGATAAAAACGATCAATCAAAGCTATTTTCTTTTCAATATCGGCTAAAGTATCAGGATGTGCTAAGACGGTTTCAGTAATTAAACTTTTTAGATAATCTACTTCTAATTCCGCAGGTATTTCAATGGTTGTAGAATAATAATAATAGGATGTAGGGCGGCTGAGATTAGTAATATTTTGATTTTGCAAAACACTATTAGGTATATAAATATCACAATGATGATTAAATAAGTAAATTTGGGTCACTCTAACTCCGATACGGCACAACATCCCGATAGAACCATCTTCCAATCGCAATACATCTCCGAATTGAAAAGGAGTATCAATTAACAAAACAATACCGCTAAAAAAATTAGCCAATATATCTTTTAGGGCAAAACCAATAATAAAAGTTGCCCCCCCTAAAGCCACCCAAATACCCGTTAAATCCACCCCGAAATTGTTTAAAACAAAAACACCCCCCAGTAAAAAAACCATGACGGGTAAAACTGCTTCTACCAGTGGTAAAAGTACATCATCCCACATGACTTCACTTTGCTTTGTATATTGTTTGAGATAATAAATAATAACTTTTTTGATAATTGCCACTAGCCAATAACTAATTACGACAATTAGACAAGCATTTAAAATCTTTTGCAATATATCCTTGCCAACAAAATTTTCCAAATCATAAAGGGTAAATTTAAGATTAAAAAAAGTAAAAATACTGAGTAAAGGATAACCAGAAATATTTAGGGTAACTAAAGCAATGTCTCTTTCTAAACTGCGAAATAAAGGGCGTAAGAGAAAGAACAAAAAACCGTAAATTAATAAAAATCCTCCTAAATAGACACCTAAGTGCTGAAGGATGAATATATATAGGGGATTGAGACTAAACCAAAATTCTTTCAGCATATTTAAGCAATTACAGGGCTTTATTGTATTGTTTGATACAGAAAAGAGCTAATAAAACATATGAATATTTAACAGTTAATTGATAGGTTAATCAATTATTTATTTATTAACGGTTATCTCACGAGTAAATTGAATTAATAATTATGGTGACGATCCCTAGAAAAAGAGGTCTGAGAAGATCTTTAAAAGAAAATCAAGATAGTATTATTCTTAATTTTATTTCTAAAATAACTAGCAGAATTTCTCCTTATTGGTTGGCTTGTATCCCATTGACGGCGATTATTGTTGCGGTGTGGGATGGTGCGGCAATGGCACAGGGTTACGATGGCCCCGAAGACTTAGAACAAGTGAAAATCGTTTTGGATACAGTGTTTTTACTGTTTTGTTCTGTTTTGGTTATTTTCATGAATGCTGGTTTCGCAATGTTAGAAACTGGTTTCTGTCGCCAAAAAAACGCTGTTAATATTCTAGCGAAAAACTTGATCGTGTTTGCGATCGCAACTATTGCTTATTGGGCAATTGGTTTTGGATTGATGTACGGAGAAGGAAACGGTTTCATCGGTTTACAAGGCTTCTTCTTCAATGGTGATGGTACTCCCTACGGTGATGCAAATTATCCAGAAGCAGTACCTGCGGCTATCTCTTTCTTATTCCAAGTAGCCTTCGCCGCCACTGCCGCTACCATCGTATCTGGTGCGGTAGCTGAAAGGGTTCGATTCGATGCGTTTTTAATCTTCAGTGCGTTATTAGTAGCCATTTCCTACGCTGTTACAGGGCATTGGGTTTGGGATGGTGGTTGGTTAAGTGAATTAGGCTTCTCTGACTTTGCTGGTTCAACAGTGGTTCACTCTGTTGGTGGATGGGCGGCTTTAGTGGGTGCCGCAGTATTAGGACCTCGTCAAGGGAAATATTCCTCTGATGGTAAAGTTAGTGCTATCCCCGGTCACAATATGAGTATTGCTACTCTCGGATGTTTAATTCTCTGGATTGGTTGGTTTGGTTTCAACCCCGGTTCTGAATTAGCCGCTACTGCTAACGTTCCTTATATCGCTGTTACTACTAACTTAGCCGCCGCCGCTGGTGGTATCACCGCAACTTTTACTTCTTGGTTAAAAGACGGCAAACCCGATCTTTCTATGATTATTAACGGTATCTTAGCTGGTTTAGTCGGTATTACTGCAGGATGTGCTAGTGTTGGTTATTTCAGTTCTATTATCATTGGTGCGATCGCAGGTATAATCGTCGTCTATTCCGTTGCCATGTTTGACCAAGTATTAAAAATTGATGACCCTGTAGGTGCAACCTCTGTTCACTTAGTTTGCGGTATTTGGGGAACTTTAGCGGTGGGTATCTTTGCCACTGAGGGCGGATTGTTAACAGGAGGCGGAGTAGCTCTTCTCATCAATCAGATTATTGGTATCTTATCCATCGGTGGTTTTACCGTCGCTTTTAGCTTCATCGTTTGGTACGCTCTCCAAGCAACCGTTGGTATTCGAGTTTCTGGCGAAGAAGAAGTCAAAGGTTTGGATATTGGCGAACATGGTATGGAGGCTTACAGTGGCTTTGTCAAAGAAGCTGATATTCTTTCTGGAGGCTTTTCTTCTAGCTATAGCGATGAAGTTGGCTCAGAAGTGTAACTCAACTAAGTAGATTTATTATTTAGCAGTAACTTTTAAGTTATTTATTAAGTTCAGAAAAAATGAGGGTAGGACAGTCGTTCTATCCTTTTTTATTGCCTTTCAACACAATATTATTAACAAAACTTTACAATAATTGCTCAAAGATGAACCGATTTTGAGAGAAAATAATTAGGGTATAAATCAGAACCTCAAAAATACTAAGAAAAAATATTTGTTTCAAAATTATGAAAAAATTTGTTTTAATTTTCATTGTCGGGGTTATTTTTGCATGGCAATCCTTTGTCGGTAGCGCAAATGCTTTAAGTTTAAGTGAAGAAATTCGTACTATTCCCCTGAATGAGTCTGGAGAAACTATTACTTTATCTAACCAAGAGGCGTTAAAAGGTTCTCGTTTATTTGTAAGTAATTGTGCTCAATGTCACATTCAAGGTAAAACCAAAACTAATCCCAACGTCAGTTTAAGTAAAGAGGCTTTAGCTAATGCTTTACCTGCAAGAGACAACTTAGTTGGTTTAATGGACTATATCGAGCATCCTACTAGCTATGACGGGGAAGAAGATCTTACTTTATTACACGTAAATACAGAACGCCCTGACCTTTGGCCCGAAATCAGAAACTATAGTGAGGATGATATTAAAGCCGTTGCTGGTCATATTTTAATTCAAGCATTTTCTGATCCCAAATGGGGTAATTTATCTCTCATTGATAACTAAAAATAAGTTCGGAGTTCAGAAAGAGATTTCAGGTTGCCGGTTGCTGGTGTTAGGGTGTTGGGGGGATAAGGAGAGAGGGGGAAACAAGTAATGGGTAATGAGGATAAGTAGAGCCAATTAAATAAAAGAAAGTTTGTAGTTAGCCCTTTAGGGGTTTTAACGTTCTTGAAATAAGGGCTGAAGCCCTTACTGCTAACCGAGCCTATTTTACGTTTAATTAAGTGGAGCTACTTAAAAGTTAAGAGTTTTTAACTGTTCACTATTCACCTTTGCCCGTTGTCCTTTTAACTTGCCCTTTTCTTAATTCATAATTACTAATTCCTAATTTTTTACTATGGCAACGGTTACACTACAAAACATTGCCCGTTCGTATAATCAAGTAAAAGTTATTAGCAATATAACCTTTGAAGTACCTGATGGAGAATTTTGGGTTTTAGTAGGTCCTTCGGGTTGTGGTAAGTCAACGATTTTGAGAAGTATTGCAGGATTAGAGTCTATTAGTGAGGGAAATCTCTATTTTGATGGTGTTTTAATGAATGAAATTCCCGCTAGAGAAAGAGATGTGGCGATGGTTTTTCAAAATTATGCTTTATATCCTCATTTAACTGTTGCTGATAATCTTGGTTTTGGCTTAAGAATGCGGGGAGAAAAAAAGTCGCTGATAGATAATAAAATTAAACAAGTGGCAGAAATTCTTGATATTGGTCATCTTTTAATGCGTAAACCCAAACAGCTATCGGGAGGGCAACAACAAAGAGTTGCTTTAGGTAGGGCGATTATTAGACAACCAAAGGTATTTTTGTTAGATGAGCCTTTATCTAATTTAGACGCAAAATTAAGAGATCAAACAAGGACAGAATTAAAAAAATTACATTCTCAAGTGGGTATTACTACAGTTTATGTTACCCATGATCAAGTTGAGGCTATGACATTAGGCGATCGCATCGTGGTTTTAAATCAGGGTAGAATACAGCAAATAGGTACACCAGCAGAAATTTATCAAAACCCAGTCAATCGCATGGTAGCTACTTTTTTAGGCACACCATCCATGAATATCATCCCTGTTACCTACCACGATGGAGCATTTTGGATTAATGAACAACAATCCCTCCGATTACCTCCTCCTTTTCTCAAGCAATACAATTTTCATAACGGACAAGGTTGGGATTTAGGTATTCGCCCAGAATATATTACCTTAGTAAAGGATCAAGAAAATGCTCTTGATAATTTTCTTGTGACAACAGTTGAAGTTATCGAACCATTAGGAAAAGAAGTTTTAGTTAATGCTAAGATAGTTGACTCAGAGATTAACATTAATTTACAATTACCCATTCAGTGGCAAGGGAAAATGGGTGATGAACTAAAACTCCAACTAGATTTAGAGCAAATTTATCTTTTTGAACCTACTACTGGGGAAATAATAATTAGTAATTAATTAAAACCGTTAAACCTGACACCTGATACCTAAAACCTAAAACCTGACACCTAACACCTCTCAATTGTTGATTATTAGTTGTTAATTGAATTAAATGTCTAAAGCCAAAATTTTACAACCAGACCTTGTATTGGGAGATATAGTTATTCATATCACCCCAGATGTGATCCAAAGACATAATTTGAAAGGCTTAATTCTCGATGTGGATGAAACCTTAGTTCCTTGGAATGAGCGGATTATTTCCCCTGAATTATTAACATGGGTGGAAGAAATACGCCCTTATGTAGATCTTTGGCTTGTAAGTAACAATCTTAGTCAAAATCGTATTGCAACCATCGCACAATACCTTAATTTGCCCTTCATTTATGGTGCAGGTAAACCTTCTCGTCGCAAACTTAGAGAAGCCGTTAAAGCCATGAATCTACCCTTAGAACAAATTGCTATGGTGGGCGATCGCCTCTTTACTGATGTATTAGCAGGTAATAGACTAGGGGTTTTTACTATTTTAGTAGAGCCAATGATTTCTCCCCATGCTCCGAAAAAATTTTCTATCCGCAATTTTGAGGTTTGGATTTCCCAACAATTAGGAGTTTCTCTTCATAAAAATTAAAACAAATTAATATTTATTTACAAAAGGCGATATAAATTTATAAAATCTAAAAAAAATATTAAGAAACTCCATATAAATTCAAAAACGTGTAAATATAGTTCCTGAGGATAAAATGAGGTCAGCCTTAATAAAGACCTTAAACATAAATAAGTCTATATAAAAAACCGAGGCTTCTTCTTGAAAGGGAGGAAGCCTTTATATTTTTTTAAAATTAATAAGACTAATTCCTAATTTTTGATTTGGTTTCCCTAACGATAAAAACGAGAAAAAATCTTTTTCTGACTACCTTTTTTCTCCCAGTGGGAAATAGTAGTTAGCAAAAAATAAACTAAGACGATATACAACAAAGCAATTAATGGTATTAGCATAGATAAACCCCCATGGTAATGGTTCAAGTAAATGGTGAATATTAATCAAGAATCCTTCCATCTTTGATTCAATAAGTGAAAAAGAATAAATTGATACCAAACCGACTAGGACTTAGTTTTATAACAATAGAAAACTGTCCTAAACTCAATAAGATAGACCTCTGGGCAAAATCAAAAAAACCAAACCCACTGAGGTAGATTTTGGGGGATAATTTTGTCTGCTTAATAATTAGTATGTATATTTTTTACTTAGACCAAAGCTGAAATGATTATATTGTTCTATCAAAAATAATGGGTTTAAAATTCTGTCTTTAGAGACGAGTAATTTTTGCTGTATCAAACTACTTGCAGAAATCACCTTGCCCATTACATCATTTAGCTTTGCCCTTTGGACTGTTTTTGTAGTAAATAACTAGCTTTTTAAACTACTTATCAACCACTAAAAATATTGTCTATCTTCTTCAAAGCATTTGTTACTATACTTAATTATTAATTATCACTAAAAGTGCGATCGCCCTTGATTAACTTAATTATTTCAGAAACAACTTACAGAGTTTCATCCATCTTCTGGCTAATCTAAAAAATAATGCTAATAGTCAAAAAACTATATCTAACCATTAGAGAGGAATAAAAATCAAATAAAACGAAAATATCTTTATTCTTCTCCAAATTATTTTTTGACTGTAACAAGAAATTTCCAATCAAGCCCTTCTCAATCGATGGAGAATTCGGATTCTTTCTTTCAAGTAATCTAGGGAAATTGCGACTTTATGGACAAACTCCCCTCTATTTCATAGAATAACATAGATTAAAAAAAAATGGGGAAAAATAAAAAAAAAATTACAAATCCTCAAAACATTATTATATAAGCATTTCCACCATAGTAGCACTAAAAAAAACAAGAAAAAATCTTGTTAAGTAGATCTAACAGGGGAAACCATAGCTTAAAATAACAATAAGATATGTAAACTTTCGTAAACTATTTTTAGCTATTCTACTCATCAATGACAACTGCAACCTCGATATTCACCCCTGTAGAAAAAGACTTATCAATTCTGATTGATAACTTAACCAGCCTAGTTCAAGCCCAACATCCCATCTTAGGGGCGGCGGCAGAGCATTTATTCACGGCTGGTGGAAAAAGAATTCGTCCCGCTATTGTGCTATTAGTATCAAGAGCAACAATGAAAGGAGATGACTTAACTCCTCGTCATCGTCGTTTAGCAGAAATAACAGAAATGATTCATACTGCCAGTTTAGTTCATGATGATGTAGTAGATGAAGCAGAGTTAAGAAGACAAGTAGCAACCGTCAATAGTTTATTTGGTAATCGTGTAGCAGTATTAGCTGGGGACTTTCTTTTTGCGCAGTCTTCATGGTATTTGGCTAATTTAGATAATCTACAGGTAGTCAAGCTATTGTCAGAGGTAATTAGGGATTTTGCAGAAGGGGAAATTCAACAAGGTTTAAGTTGTTTTGACACTAATGTTAGTTTAGAAAAATATTTACAGAAAAGTTATTTTAAAACAGCTTCTTTGATTGCCAATAGTGCAAAAGCCGCCGCTATATTGAGTGATGCAGGAGAAGGAATTGCAAATCAAATTTATAGTTACGGACGTAATATCGGTTTAGCTTTTCAAATAGTAGATGATATTCTTGACTTTACCTCTCCTACAGAAGTATTGGGTAAACCAGCAGGTTCAGATTTAGCCTGTGGTAATTTAACTGCCCCTGTATTATTTGCTATGGAAGAAAAACCTTCCCTTAGTATCCTTATTGAGAGGGAATTCAGTGAAGAAGGAGATTTAGATCAGGCTTTAGCTTTAGTTTACGATAGTAACGGTATTGAAAAAGCGAGAGATTTAGCACATCAGCATAGTCAGTTAGCCTTAAAAGAGTTGCAATATTTACCTTCTTGCCCTGCCACTGATTCTTTAAGAGAGCTAACAGATTACGTATTAAGTCGAATTAAGTAATTTATCAAAAAAACTTTGGACTCTATTACTTTGAATATGTAAATTATTAGTTAGGGTAGGCTGAAAGGCAAGAGGCAATAGGCAATAGGGGATTATTAAATAATAATTTATAAACTTTTAGTTTTTATTTTACTATAAACACTATTCAATAAAAGTTATGGGAGTTATTTTTTATTAATTTATCATAACCACACTCTGAAGAACCATAATTTATAGACTTTTATTTTACTATGAAAACTATTCAATAAATGTTATACAAGTTATTCTCTATCAATTTATCATAACCACTTTAGAACTGAAATCTTGCACAAGGATATTAATACTATAAAGCTAAATATTTAAAATCAATGTTAATGTTTTTTTATCAATTTTTATTACTTTTCCCTGTTTTGCACCTTTATCAGTCAAGATATGAGTATAAAAACTATTCTATTTTTTATTCCATTTTTTTGAATATAAAATTATCTAAATCATCTAATATTTTATGAGCG
This is a stretch of genomic DNA from Cyanobacterium aponinum PCC 10605. It encodes these proteins:
- the sds gene encoding solanesyl diphosphate synthase translates to MTTATSIFTPVEKDLSILIDNLTSLVQAQHPILGAAAEHLFTAGGKRIRPAIVLLVSRATMKGDDLTPRHRRLAEITEMIHTASLVHDDVVDEAELRRQVATVNSLFGNRVAVLAGDFLFAQSSWYLANLDNLQVVKLLSEVIRDFAEGEIQQGLSCFDTNVSLEKYLQKSYFKTASLIANSAKAAAILSDAGEGIANQIYSYGRNIGLAFQIVDDILDFTSPTEVLGKPAGSDLACGNLTAPVLFAMEEKPSLSILIEREFSEEGDLDQALALVYDSNGIEKARDLAHQHSQLALKELQYLPSCPATDSLRELTDYVLSRIK
- a CDS encoding YqeG family HAD IIIA-type phosphatase, with amino-acid sequence MSKAKILQPDLVLGDIVIHITPDVIQRHNLKGLILDVDETLVPWNERIISPELLTWVEEIRPYVDLWLVSNNLSQNRIATIAQYLNLPFIYGAGKPSRRKLREAVKAMNLPLEQIAMVGDRLFTDVLAGNRLGVFTILVEPMISPHAPKKFSIRNFEVWISQQLGVSLHKN